A stretch of the Candidatus Paceibacterota bacterium genome encodes the following:
- a CDS encoding polysaccharide pyruvyl transferase family protein — protein MEKKTKVLLTDLSYLNHNYGAQGISFSFMNKLNGYIDAEYVFVLPKKHYKENFLFAKNNYFNIVCNSGENFFLERGSVFFFLYKIIYFLKKRKTITKKEERIYLKLIETIKKSDIIVDLSGIEFIGNRGLKTKWLDYLKTIFFQRLSHKLKKPYFKYTKSYGPISGKIYTFFVKRKLKKLPFIFVRGRDNLEEIKKLKLKVPLYSFPDVSIALRPADKNWAVDYVKKIGIDVSKPIIGISP, from the coding sequence ATGGAAAAGAAGACTAAAGTTTTATTAACAGATTTGTCATATTTAAATCATAATTACGGAGCTCAAGGAATTTCTTTTTCTTTTATGAATAAATTAAATGGATATATAGATGCAGAATATGTCTTTGTTTTACCTAAAAAACACTATAAAGAGAATTTTTTGTTCGCGAAAAATAATTATTTTAATATTGTATGTAATTCTGGAGAGAATTTTTTTCTTGAAAGGGGAAGCGTTTTTTTCTTTTTATATAAAATAATTTATTTCCTAAAAAAAAGAAAAACAATAACAAAAAAAGAAGAAAGAATATATTTAAAGCTAATTGAAACGATCAAAAAAAGTGATATTATAGTTGATTTATCGGGAATAGAATTTATTGGCAATAGAGGACTAAAAACAAAGTGGCTAGATTATTTAAAAACGATTTTTTTCCAAAGATTATCTCATAAGCTAAAGAAACCTTACTTTAAATATACAAAATCATATGGTCCTATCTCTGGTAAAATATATACTTTCTTTGTCAAAAGAAAGCTTAAAAAGCTTCCTTTTATCTTTGTAAGGGGCAGGGATAATTTAGAGGAGATTAAAAAATTAAAGTTGAAAGTTCCTCTTTATTCTTTTCCGGACGTTTCAATAGCTCTAAGGCCTGCTGATAAAAATTGGGCTGTTGACTATGTGAAAAAAATTGGCATTGACGTATCAAAACCAATTATAGGTATTTCTCCAA